The following are encoded in a window of Pan troglodytes isolate AG18354 chromosome 4, NHGRI_mPanTro3-v2.0_pri, whole genome shotgun sequence genomic DNA:
- the MARCOL gene encoding MARCO-like protein, whose translation MRAFIFFLFMLLAMFSASSTQISNTSVFKLEENPKPALILEEKNEANHLGGQRDSNKQGGSYTQGNPGIFRLQGQPGYFNKLEKPRHFKQGRAGVLNQPGILKNSGKSNQKGNPESSNKQENSGSSSQLGRPGISTQQGNPGSSGQQEKPGSFSQKVMVGSSSQQGKPGSSSQHGNLGSSTQKGNLGSSSLQGHLGLSSHQGKPESSGQQGKPGSSSQQGNLGSSGQQEKPGSSSQQGKPGYSSHQGKPGSSSQQGNLHLSSQQGNQGPSSKQRKPGSSSHQGNLRLSSQQGNIGSPSQQEKPESSSQQGNLGSSSYQGKPVSSSQRGKPVSSSQQGKPGASSQQGDLGSSKQQGKPGSSSQQGNIESSGQEWKPESSSHQRKLRSFYNQRQRKNIDSTFDGNIMDFEVSANNFFFSVNLTQQFSFPRLKML comes from the exons ATGagggctttcattttctttctcttcatgcTCCTGGCCATGTTCTCAG CATCTTCAACCCAGATTTCAAATACCAGTGTTTTCAAACTAGAAGAGAATCCAAAACCTGCACTtattctggaggaaaaaaatgaagctaaCCATCTAGGAGGACAAAGAGATTCTAATAAGCAAGGAGGGAGTTATACACAAGGAAATCCAGGAATATTTAGGCTTCAAGGACAACCAGGTTATTTTAACAAGCTAGAGAAACCAAGACATTTTAAGCAAGGGAGAGCAGGAGTTTTAAACCAGCCTGGGATTTTAAAGAATTCAGGAAAATCTAACCAAAAAGGGAATCCAGAATCTTCTAATAAGCAGGAAAACTCAGGATCTTCTAGCCAACTAGGGAGACCAGGGATTTCTACCCAACAGGGAAATCCAGGGTCATCTGGCCAACAAGAGAAACCAGGGTCATTTAGCCAGAAAGTGATGGTGGGGTCATCTAGCCAACAGGGGAAGCCAGGATCATCTAGCCAACACGGGAATCTAGGGTCATCAACCCAGAAAGGGAATTTAGGATCTTCTAGCCTACAAGGGCATCTGGGTTTATCTAGCCATCAAGGGAAGCCAGAGTCATCTGGCCAACAGGGGAAGCCAGGGTCATCTAGCCAACAAGGAAATCTAGGATCTTCTGGCCAACAGGAGAAGCCAGGATCTTCTAGCCAACAGGGGAAGCCAGGGTATTCTAGCCATCAAGGGAAGCCAGGGTCATCTAGCCAACAAGGAAATCTACATTTATCTAGCCAGCAAGGGAATCAAGGACCTTCTAGCAAACAGAGGAAGCCAGGTTCATCCAGCCATCAAGGAAATCTACGATTATCTAGCCAGCAAGGGAATATAGGATCTCCTAGCCAACAGGAGAAGCCAGAGTCTTCTAGCCAACAAGGGAATCTAGGGTCATCTAGCTATCAAGGGAAGCCAGTGTCATCTAGCCAACGAGGGAAGCCAGTGTCATCTAGCCAACAAGGGAAGCCAGGGGCATCTAGCCAGCAAGGAGATCTAGGATCTTCTAAGCAGCAGGGGAAGCCAGGATCATCTAGCCAGCAAGGAAATATAGAGTCATCTGGCCAGGAATGGAAGCCAGAGTCATCTAGCCATCAGAGAAAATTAAGGTCATTTTACAACCAACGACAAAGAAAAAATATCGACAGCACTTTTGATGGCaatataatggactttgaggTTAGTGCTAATAACTTCTTTTTCTCAGTCaacttgacccagcaattctctTTTCCAAGacttaaaatgctttaa